The following are from one region of the Dermacentor albipictus isolate Rhodes 1998 colony chromosome 5, USDA_Dalb.pri_finalv2, whole genome shotgun sequence genome:
- the LOC139059879 gene encoding uncharacterized protein isoform X2: MGTTESDKRHYFVEIVLSRTGFVDAGSEHALHQAYLLLPLAVCPAGFIGRNKSQEAVPRALHWDHLTSTVTSTETPWHPDKSSSLFDVTFSGLGSTERVRMLIEFFLIAQVFTKFHVKMG, translated from the exons ATGGGGACAACTGAGAGTGACAAGAGGCATTATTTTGTTGAG ATCGTGCTGTCGAGGACTGGATTCGTCGACGCAGGGTCTGAGCATGCGCTGCATCAGGCCTATCTACTGCTACCTCTGGCTGTCTGCCCTGCTGGCTTCATCGGACGAAACAAGTCGCAGGAAGCTGTACCACGTGCACTGCACTGGGACCACCTGACCAGCACGGTGACGTCGACAGAGACACCATGGCACccggataaaagcagcagccttttcgacgttaccttcagtggacttggaagcactgAACGAGTACGGATGCTGATCGAATTTTTTCTGATCGCGCAG